One genomic segment of Vulpes vulpes isolate BD-2025 chromosome 2, VulVul3, whole genome shotgun sequence includes these proteins:
- the SGSH gene encoding N-sulphoglucosamine sulphohydrolase isoform X2 — protein sequence MYGLHQDVHHFNSFDGVRSLPLLLGRAGVRTGIIGKKHVGPESVYPFEFAYTEENSSVLQVGRNITRIKLLVRKFLQTQDDRPFFLYVAFHDPHRCGHSQPQFGTFCEKFGNGESGMGRIPDWTPQTYDPLDVLVPYFVPDTPAARADLAAQYTTIGRMDQGVGLVLQELRGAGVLNDTLVIFTSDNGIPFPSGRTNLYWPGTAEPLLISSPEHRKRWGQVSEAYVSLLDLTPTILDWFSIPYPSYAIFGSKTVQLTGRSLLPALEAEPLWSTVFGSQSHHEVTMAYPMRSVHHQGFRLVHNLNFKMPFPIDQDFYVSPTFQDLLNRTVAGHPTGWYKDLHHYYYRERWELYDRSQDPHETRNLATDPYYAPILELLQTQLAKWQWETHDPWVCAPDGVLEEKLSPQCRPLHNEL from the exons ATGTATGGCCTGCACCAGGACGTCCACCACTTCAACTCCTTCGACGGAGTGCGGAGCCTGCCGCTGCTGCTTGGCCGGGCCGGCGTGCGCACAG GCATCATCGGGAAGAAGCACGTGGGGCCCGAGTCGGTGTACCCGTTTGAGTTTGCGTACACGGAGGAGAATAGCTCTGTCCTCCAGGTGGGGCGGAACATCACCAGGATCAAGCTGCTGGTCCGGAAgttcctgcagacccaggatgaCAG gCCCTTCTTCCTGTACGTCGCCTTCCATGACCCCCACCGCTGTGGGCACTCCCAGCCCCAGTTCGGGACCTTCTGCGAGAAGTTTGGCAACGGGGAGAGCGGCATGGGGCGGATCCCAGACTGGACCCCCCAGACCTATGACCCACTGGACGTGCTG GTGCCTTACTTCGTCCCCGACACGCCCGCGGCACGAGCCGACCTGGCTGCTCAGTACACCACCATCGGCCGCATGGACCAAG ggGTTGGGCTCGTGCTCCAGGAGCTGCGTGGAGCAGGTGTCCTGAATGACACCCTGGTGATCTTCACATCCGACAACGGAATCCCCTTCCCCAGCGGCAGGACCAACCTGTACTGGCCGGGCACTGCTGAGCCCTTGCTCATCTCGTCCCCAGAGCACAGGAAGCGTTGGGGCCAAGTCAGCGAGGCCTACGTGAGCCTCTTAG ATCTCACGCCCACCATCCTGGATTGGTTCTCCATCCCTTACCCGAGCTACGCCATCTTTGGCTCAAAGACTGTCCAGCTCACTGGCCGGTCTCTTCTGCCAGCGCTGGAGGCAGAGCCCCTCTGGAGCACCGTCTTTGGCAGCCAGAGCCACCACGAGGTCACCATGGCCTACCCCATGCGCTCCGTGCACCACCAGGGCTTCCGCCTTGTGCACAACCTGAACTTCAAGATGCCCTTTCCCATCGACCAGGACTTCTACGTCTCGCCCACCTTTCAGGACCTCCTGAATCGCACCGTGGCCGGCCACCCGACGGGCTGGTATAAGGATCTCCATCATTACTACTACCGGGAGCGTTGGGAGCTTTACGACAGGAGCCAGGACCCCCACGAGACCCGGAACCTGGCCACTGACCCATACTATGCCCCGATTCTGGAGCTGCTTCAGACCCAACTGGCCAAGTGGCAGTGGGAGACCCATGACCCCTGGGTGTGTGCTCCCGATGGTGTCTTGGAAGAGAAGCTCTCCCCTCAGTGCCGGCCACTCCACAACGAGCTGTGA
- the SGSH gene encoding N-sulphoglucosamine sulphohydrolase isoform X1, which yields MRRRGRACGLLLLLALGLCGPHGARPRNVLLIVADDGGFESGAYNNTAISTPHLDALARRSLVFRNAFTSVSSCSPSRASLLTGLPQHQNGMYGLHQDVHHFNSFDGVRSLPLLLGRAGVRTGIIGKKHVGPESVYPFEFAYTEENSSVLQVGRNITRIKLLVRKFLQTQDDRPFFLYVAFHDPHRCGHSQPQFGTFCEKFGNGESGMGRIPDWTPQTYDPLDVLVPYFVPDTPAARADLAAQYTTIGRMDQGVGLVLQELRGAGVLNDTLVIFTSDNGIPFPSGRTNLYWPGTAEPLLISSPEHRKRWGQVSEAYVSLLDLTPTILDWFSIPYPSYAIFGSKTVQLTGRSLLPALEAEPLWSTVFGSQSHHEVTMAYPMRSVHHQGFRLVHNLNFKMPFPIDQDFYVSPTFQDLLNRTVAGHPTGWYKDLHHYYYRERWELYDRSQDPHETRNLATDPYYAPILELLQTQLAKWQWETHDPWVCAPDGVLEEKLSPQCRPLHNEL from the exons ATGCGCCGCCGAGGCCGGGCCTgcgggctgctgctgctgctcgccCTGGGGCTGTGCGGGCCGCACGGGGCGCGCCCCCGGAACGTGCTGCTGATCGTCG CGGACGACGGAGGCTTCGAGAGCGGCGCCTACAACAACACGGCCATCAGCACTCCGCACCTGGACGCCTTGGCCCGTCGCAGCCTGGTCTTCCGCAATGCCTTCACCTCCGTCAGCAGCTGCTCTCCTAGCCGAGCCAGCCTGCTCACCGGCCTGCCCCAG CATCAGAACGGGATGTATGGCCTGCACCAGGACGTCCACCACTTCAACTCCTTCGACGGAGTGCGGAGCCTGCCGCTGCTGCTTGGCCGGGCCGGCGTGCGCACAG GCATCATCGGGAAGAAGCACGTGGGGCCCGAGTCGGTGTACCCGTTTGAGTTTGCGTACACGGAGGAGAATAGCTCTGTCCTCCAGGTGGGGCGGAACATCACCAGGATCAAGCTGCTGGTCCGGAAgttcctgcagacccaggatgaCAG gCCCTTCTTCCTGTACGTCGCCTTCCATGACCCCCACCGCTGTGGGCACTCCCAGCCCCAGTTCGGGACCTTCTGCGAGAAGTTTGGCAACGGGGAGAGCGGCATGGGGCGGATCCCAGACTGGACCCCCCAGACCTATGACCCACTGGACGTGCTG GTGCCTTACTTCGTCCCCGACACGCCCGCGGCACGAGCCGACCTGGCTGCTCAGTACACCACCATCGGCCGCATGGACCAAG ggGTTGGGCTCGTGCTCCAGGAGCTGCGTGGAGCAGGTGTCCTGAATGACACCCTGGTGATCTTCACATCCGACAACGGAATCCCCTTCCCCAGCGGCAGGACCAACCTGTACTGGCCGGGCACTGCTGAGCCCTTGCTCATCTCGTCCCCAGAGCACAGGAAGCGTTGGGGCCAAGTCAGCGAGGCCTACGTGAGCCTCTTAG ATCTCACGCCCACCATCCTGGATTGGTTCTCCATCCCTTACCCGAGCTACGCCATCTTTGGCTCAAAGACTGTCCAGCTCACTGGCCGGTCTCTTCTGCCAGCGCTGGAGGCAGAGCCCCTCTGGAGCACCGTCTTTGGCAGCCAGAGCCACCACGAGGTCACCATGGCCTACCCCATGCGCTCCGTGCACCACCAGGGCTTCCGCCTTGTGCACAACCTGAACTTCAAGATGCCCTTTCCCATCGACCAGGACTTCTACGTCTCGCCCACCTTTCAGGACCTCCTGAATCGCACCGTGGCCGGCCACCCGACGGGCTGGTATAAGGATCTCCATCATTACTACTACCGGGAGCGTTGGGAGCTTTACGACAGGAGCCAGGACCCCCACGAGACCCGGAACCTGGCCACTGACCCATACTATGCCCCGATTCTGGAGCTGCTTCAGACCCAACTGGCCAAGTGGCAGTGGGAGACCCATGACCCCTGGGTGTGTGCTCCCGATGGTGTCTTGGAAGAGAAGCTCTCCCCTCAGTGCCGGCCACTCCACAACGAGCTGTGA